A portion of the Meriones unguiculatus strain TT.TT164.6M chromosome 11, Bangor_MerUng_6.1, whole genome shotgun sequence genome contains these proteins:
- the Gpr25 gene encoding probable G-protein coupled receptor 25: MPSTEPWSPSWGTTSWDYSGSGFLDQMELCPAWDLPYRHAIIPALYLAAFAVGLPGNAFVVWLLAGRRGPRRLVDTFVLHLAAADLGFVLTLPLWAAAEALGGRWPFGAVACKLSSSALATTRCAGALLLAGMSVDRYLAVGRPPSARPLRTPRCVRAACCGAWAAAVLAGLPALLYRELQPSPDGLGSRCSERPSDALQGLGLLLLLLTFALPLAVTLACYCRVSRRLPRVGRARSNSLRIIVAVEGVFVGSWLPFGVLRAVFHLARLRALPLPCSLLLALRWGLAVATCLAFVNSCANPVIYLVLDRSFRARARVGVCSAAGRRLRRISSASSLSRDDGSVSWGRSPKASSASAAW; encoded by the coding sequence ATGCCGTCCACCGAGCCATGGAGCCCCAGCTGGGGCACAACGTCTTGGGACTACTCGGGCTCAGGCTTCCTGGACCAGATGGAGCTGTGCCCGGCCTGGGACCTGCCTTACCGCCACgctatcatcccagcactctaCCTGGCGGCCTTCGCCGTGGGCCTGCCGGGCAACGCCTTCGTGGTGTGGCTGCTGGCTGGACGGCGCGGGCCGCGGCGGCTGGTGGACACGTTCGTGCTGCACCTGGCGGCCGCCGACCTGGGCTTCGTGCTCACGCTGCCGCTGTGGGCGGCGGCGGAGGCGCTGGGCGGCCGCTGGCCCTTCGGCGCCGTCGCGTGCAAGCTCAGCAGCTCCGCGCTGGCGACCACGCGCTGCGCGGGCGCGCTGCTCCTGGCGGGCATGAGCGTGGACCGCTACCTGGCAGTGGGCCGGCCGCCGAGCGCGCGGCCGCTGCGGACCCCGCGCTGCGTGCGAGCGGCCTGCTGCGGCGCCTGGGCGGCGGCCGTCCTGGCGGGGCTGCCCGCCCTGCTCTACCGCGAGCTGCAGCCGAGCCCGGACGGCCTGGGCAGCCGCTGCTCCGAGCGGCCCTCGGATGCGCTGCAGGGCCtcggcctgctgctgctgctgctgaccttCGCGCTGCCGCTGGCCGTCACCCTCGCCTGCTACTGCCGCGTGTCGCGCCGCCTGCCGCGCGTGGGCAGGGCCCGGAGCAACTCGCTGCGCATCATCGTCGCCGTGGAGGGCGTCTTCGTGGGCTCCTGGCTGCCCTTCGGCGTGCTGCGAGCCGTCTTCCACCTGGCGCGGCTCCGGGCGCTGCCGCTGCCCTGCTCGCTGCTGCTGGCGCTGCGCTGGGGCCTGGCCGTCGCCACCTGCCTGGCTTTTGTCAACAGCTGTGCCAACCCGGTCATCTACCTGGTGCTGGACCGCTCGTTCCGCGCGCGGGCCCGCGTCGGGGTGTGCTCGGCCGCCGGGCGCCGCCTGCGAAGGATCAGCTCGGCCTCGTCGCTCTCCAGGGACGACGGCTCGGTGTCCTGGGGCCGGTCCCCGAAGGCGAGCTCGGCCTCGGCAGCCTGGTAG